In Spirochaeta thermophila DSM 6578, the following proteins share a genomic window:
- a CDS encoding ATPase domain-containing protein encodes MSEGRLSSGISGLDHILEGGYPERKAYLVRGGPGVGKTTLGMHFLAEGVKQGQPVLFISMEEPEAQLRSHYSALGLPIDGIPILDISPTQEFFLKQETYDIFSASEVERDLLTEQLITTLKEIRPRRVFLDPVTQFRFLASEPYQFWKQILSFIRYLKDEGATILFTSESSPTNPDDDLQFLADGVIELAREKEGRYALRVKKLRGSGFIPGDHRYELTERGIRIYPSLSLRREEDLKEFEFRTISLGIPGLDSLLGGGLETGTITLISGPSGVGKTTLALQTARSWAQAGMRALYYTFEEETAMILHRARSVGIPMEGLNTSFYLEKIEPLAHSAEALVNKILDDLKERNTDLVVIDSIRGYSLAVGEGPLLPSLHSLAKHLQRHGHSVILVDETSQVMGEFAISSEHTSYLADTIIFLKYLERKSTIRKVIGILKKRTGPFEATLREFAITSSGIRIGEPLTGIEGILRGIPTIVEEEQS; translated from the coding sequence ATGTCAGAGGGGCGTCTTTCTTCAGGAATTTCCGGGCTCGACCACATTCTCGAAGGTGGATATCCTGAACGAAAGGCATATCTGGTGCGTGGAGGCCCGGGAGTCGGGAAAACGACCCTGGGGATGCACTTCCTCGCCGAGGGGGTGAAGCAGGGACAACCGGTCCTCTTCATCTCCATGGAGGAACCGGAAGCACAACTCCGGAGTCACTACAGCGCCCTGGGGCTTCCGATCGACGGGATCCCCATCCTGGATATCAGCCCCACCCAGGAATTCTTCCTCAAACAGGAGACCTACGATATCTTCAGTGCCTCGGAAGTGGAACGGGATCTTCTCACTGAGCAACTCATCACCACCCTTAAGGAAATTCGTCCCAGGCGGGTTTTCCTCGATCCGGTCACCCAGTTCCGCTTTCTCGCTTCAGAACCCTATCAGTTCTGGAAACAGATTCTCTCGTTCATCCGCTATCTCAAAGACGAAGGAGCCACGATTCTCTTCACCTCGGAAAGCTCCCCCACCAACCCCGACGACGACCTCCAATTTCTCGCCGATGGAGTCATCGAACTTGCCCGCGAGAAAGAAGGGAGGTACGCACTCAGAGTAAAAAAACTCAGGGGTTCCGGGTTCATACCAGGCGATCATCGATATGAACTCACCGAAAGAGGGATAAGGATCTATCCATCTCTCTCCCTGAGGAGAGAGGAAGACCTCAAGGAGTTCGAGTTCAGGACCATCTCGTTGGGCATCCCAGGACTCGACTCTCTCCTCGGCGGCGGGCTCGAAACAGGGACCATCACACTCATCTCCGGACCTTCCGGTGTGGGTAAGACCACCCTGGCCCTTCAGACAGCTCGCTCATGGGCTCAGGCGGGCATGCGCGCCCTCTACTACACCTTCGAGGAGGAGACCGCCATGATCCTCCACAGGGCACGGTCGGTGGGCATACCGATGGAAGGTCTCAATACATCATTCTATCTCGAAAAGATAGAACCCCTCGCTCACAGTGCCGAGGCCCTGGTTAACAAAATCCTCGATGATCTCAAGGAGAGAAATACAGACCTCGTGGTGATTGACAGCATAAGGGGATACTCTCTCGCAGTGGGCGAAGGTCCACTCCTTCCTTCCCTCCATTCTCTGGCAAAGCATCTGCAAAGGCACGGCCATTCGGTCATCCTTGTCGATGAGACGAGTCAGGTGATGGGCGAGTTCGCCATTTCGAGCGAGCACACCAGCTACCTGGCGGACACCATCATCTTCCTCAAGTATCTCGAGAGGAAGAGTACCATCCGCAAAGTCATCGGAATCCTCAAGAAGCGCACCGGACCGTTCGAGGCGACCCTCCGGGAGT
- a CDS encoding transposase codes for MLENLPDEELMQQLEQRRGRGRNEYPVRAMWNSLVAGIVFQHPSIEQLRRELLRNGQLRDLCGCDPTRGSDAVPSASAYSRFLSTLRKRSIREALVRVFTSLVDQCYRELPGFGRRLGADGKGIASVARRRGKGAGDRRGEHDADWGCHEYVYQNERGEVQKSVKKWFGFTVHLLADTAYELPVAFTVSRASKHEVPVMRKLIRSLDRHRPHILKAAEVFTADRGYDDGTLIDLLWHEHRIKPVIDIRNLWKDGEQTRLVPGTRNVVYDYQGTVSCVCMATGTQREMAYRGFEEKRGTLKYGCPAVHYGYECAGKASCPLASCIRIPLSTDRRVFTPLARSSYRWKREYAKRTALERIHSRLDRSFSLELHTIRGQEKLSVHLTLVFSVMSALALGRVRENQPNQMRSLVRPAA; via the coding sequence GTGTTGGAGAACCTGCCGGATGAGGAACTGATGCAGCAGCTGGAACAGAGGCGGGGGAGAGGCCGGAATGAATATCCGGTACGGGCGATGTGGAACTCGCTCGTTGCGGGGATAGTGTTTCAGCACCCGAGCATCGAGCAGCTACGCCGGGAGCTCTTGCGGAACGGGCAACTGAGGGACCTGTGTGGATGTGATCCTACCCGGGGAAGCGATGCGGTACCCAGTGCCAGCGCGTACAGCCGGTTTCTTTCCACCTTGAGGAAGCGGAGTATCCGGGAAGCACTGGTAAGGGTGTTTACCAGCCTGGTGGATCAGTGCTACCGGGAGCTGCCTGGATTTGGGCGGCGGCTGGGAGCCGATGGGAAGGGGATAGCAAGCGTTGCCCGTCGAAGGGGGAAGGGTGCCGGAGACCGGCGAGGGGAGCACGATGCGGACTGGGGGTGTCATGAGTATGTGTATCAGAATGAACGGGGGGAGGTGCAGAAGTCGGTAAAGAAATGGTTCGGGTTTACGGTGCACCTCCTTGCGGATACAGCGTATGAACTGCCGGTGGCCTTTACGGTGAGTCGGGCCTCAAAGCACGAGGTGCCGGTGATGCGAAAGCTGATTCGGTCCCTGGATCGCCATAGGCCGCATATACTCAAGGCGGCGGAAGTGTTCACGGCCGACCGGGGCTATGATGATGGCACGTTGATAGATCTGTTGTGGCACGAGCACCGGATCAAACCGGTCATCGATATTCGCAACCTGTGGAAAGATGGAGAACAGACCAGGCTGGTCCCGGGGACAAGAAATGTGGTGTATGACTACCAAGGGACGGTGAGTTGTGTCTGTATGGCCACGGGGACGCAGCGGGAGATGGCCTACCGGGGATTTGAAGAGAAGCGGGGCACGTTGAAGTACGGCTGTCCTGCGGTGCACTATGGGTATGAGTGTGCAGGCAAAGCCTCCTGTCCTCTGGCCTCCTGTATTCGGATCCCCCTCTCCACGGACCGCAGAGTCTTCACGCCTCTCGCCCGGTCTTCGTATCGGTGGAAGCGGGAGTATGCCAAGCGAACGGCCTTGGAGCGGATCCACAGCCGGCTGGATCGAAGCTTTAGCCTGGAACTCCACACGATCCGGGGGCAGGAGAAACTGTCGGTTCACCTTACGCTGGTGTTTTCTGTCATGAGTGCCCTTGCCCTGGGACGAGTGCGAGAGAACCAGCCGAACCAGATGCGCTCCCTGGTCAGGCCTGCGGCCTAA
- a CDS encoding substrate-binding domain-containing protein: MARFTVGLFLDWLSSPYHVNVVKGVAEGCRTRGWDLVCVVCGRIGSRNPLEWSRNIFLQFLDSPRFDAFLFLTPSLISWEGDAHLQELVSGLSRPAVSLGAPLGTMPYVAFDNREGFSVLLRHLFRDHGYRRVAFLRGPLENPEMEIRYRLFMEEAKGVGIPPSDVWIFPTSLVMEDGVGAARSLLEERERRNRFPVDVIVGSNDLVALGALSALWEAGVKVPGELAVTGYDDLAPSRFVGLTSVRQPPELLGREGCELLHLLCERGEARSRIIPTGMVMRDSCGCRWREDVAEQGYRSSYLEEVVEMGVVSYAYEKAKSLEEEIISSTSIPQIHEKLGTHLPELGIACCAVATYDAPSDPLKGASLRFFSVDARRREYAAGERDVDPRLLLPGEEWDTLPHPFVGVLHALFKGEEHIGYMLFDFSWENVHVYEGIRHGVSVGYAVARLVRELSQKTRILEMKSEALARSNEPLNREIGRRRQVEEELRKREHYFREMALFLPVLIWELDEEGMVSFANHTARRLIHKKELESPLPFLTLVEDLDQEHVEEFLERIKAEREISSTQFRIATPEGVVYHVLAQGGPIVREGRCGGVRVVGLEVEPFLSSIIMPEEVFFSHYHFTPREKEVLLLYIQGYSRKEIAKRLGISENTVKVHLSSIYNEVGVSNREDFFKVLKEYQVTQVGYHSFLFSVLSSLIKGDDGVRELST; the protein is encoded by the coding sequence ATGGCTCGTTTCACGGTAGGTCTCTTTCTCGACTGGCTCAGTTCACCCTATCACGTGAACGTGGTGAAAGGGGTTGCTGAGGGGTGTAGGACGAGGGGATGGGATCTCGTATGTGTGGTGTGTGGACGTATCGGGTCCCGAAATCCTCTTGAGTGGAGCCGGAACATCTTTCTCCAGTTCCTGGACTCACCCCGATTCGACGCCTTCCTCTTTCTCACGCCGTCGCTCATCTCGTGGGAGGGGGACGCCCACCTACAGGAACTGGTGTCGGGTCTTTCCAGGCCTGCGGTGAGCCTTGGCGCACCGCTCGGGACCATGCCCTATGTGGCCTTCGACAACCGAGAGGGGTTCTCCGTCCTCCTCCGGCACCTGTTCCGCGACCACGGGTATAGGCGCGTCGCCTTCCTCCGTGGGCCACTCGAGAATCCGGAGATGGAGATCCGGTACCGTCTCTTCATGGAGGAAGCGAAGGGGGTGGGAATCCCCCCGTCCGATGTCTGGATCTTCCCCACCTCGCTCGTGATGGAGGACGGAGTGGGAGCGGCGAGGAGTCTGCTCGAGGAGCGGGAGCGCAGGAACCGCTTTCCCGTCGATGTGATCGTGGGGAGCAACGACCTCGTGGCTCTGGGGGCGCTCAGCGCGCTCTGGGAGGCGGGGGTGAAGGTGCCGGGTGAGCTCGCAGTCACGGGCTATGACGATCTCGCCCCTTCCCGATTCGTGGGGCTCACCTCGGTGCGGCAGCCTCCGGAGCTCCTCGGCAGGGAGGGGTGCGAGCTCCTCCACCTCCTCTGCGAGAGGGGTGAGGCCCGTTCCCGGATCATCCCCACAGGTATGGTGATGCGGGACTCGTGCGGGTGCAGATGGCGGGAGGATGTCGCGGAACAGGGATATCGGTCTTCTTACCTGGAGGAAGTGGTGGAGATGGGGGTGGTGAGCTATGCGTACGAGAAGGCGAAGTCCCTCGAAGAGGAGATCATCTCCTCCACCAGCATCCCCCAGATACACGAGAAGCTGGGGACGCACCTCCCCGAACTCGGAATAGCGTGCTGTGCCGTCGCCACGTATGATGCCCCTTCCGACCCCCTGAAGGGGGCCTCCCTTCGTTTCTTTTCCGTGGATGCGAGAAGGCGGGAATATGCGGCGGGCGAGAGGGATGTCGACCCCCGGCTCCTGCTCCCCGGCGAGGAATGGGACACATTACCCCACCCCTTCGTCGGTGTGCTCCACGCTCTCTTCAAGGGGGAGGAGCACATCGGGTACATGCTCTTCGACTTCTCCTGGGAAAACGTGCACGTGTACGAGGGCATACGACACGGAGTGAGCGTGGGCTATGCCGTGGCCCGACTCGTGCGGGAACTCTCGCAGAAGACGAGGATCCTCGAGATGAAGAGCGAGGCCCTCGCCCGGTCCAACGAACCCCTCAACCGTGAGATCGGCAGGAGGAGGCAGGTGGAGGAGGAACTGAGGAAACGTGAGCACTATTTCCGGGAGATGGCGCTTTTCCTCCCCGTCCTCATTTGGGAACTCGATGAAGAGGGGATGGTGAGCTTCGCGAATCACACGGCCCGGAGGCTCATCCATAAGAAGGAGCTCGAGTCGCCGCTTCCTTTCCTCACGCTCGTGGAGGATCTCGATCAGGAGCACGTAGAGGAGTTTCTCGAACGGATAAAGGCGGAGAGGGAGATCTCCTCCACCCAGTTCAGAATCGCCACTCCCGAAGGGGTAGTGTATCATGTGCTCGCTCAGGGCGGTCCGATCGTGCGTGAGGGACGGTGCGGGGGGGTGAGGGTGGTGGGACTGGAGGTGGAACCGTTCCTCTCCTCGATCATCATGCCCGAAGAGGTTTTCTTCTCGCACTACCACTTCACCCCCAGGGAAAAGGAGGTGCTCCTCCTCTACATACAGGGCTACAGCCGGAAGGAGATCGCGAAGCGTCTGGGGATCTCCGAGAATACGGTGAAGGTGCACCTCAGTTCCATCTACAACGAGGTGGGGGTGAGCAACAGGGAGGATTTCTTCAAGGTGCTCAAGGAATACCAGGTGACGCAGGTGGGGTATCACTCCTTCTTGTTCTCGGTACTCTCATCGCTCATAAAGGGAGATGACGGGGTCCGGGAGCTTTCTACCTAG
- a CDS encoding proline--tRNA ligase has product MRYSQLFPHTLRTLPREHEGTPYGLLVKGGYVRGLGQGLYSFLPLGLRVFYKLKRLIAGEMKRLGGQEVLVPLVNPMELWERSGRDLLVGGDLVKFSDRAGRQMVISPTHEEAMVELLRQSMRSYRMLPVFLYQFQTKYRDEERVRIGLLRSREFIMKDGYSFHRTYADLNNFFPKVFHAYERVFRTCNVPYIVAEAGVGYMGGERSYEFLVPSERGDNVVIRCPSCGYTANQDIAIGIKPLRTQIPLPMEEVETPGCVSMDDLVVHLSVPKSGLAKTMAYRTGKGLVLAVVRGDYEVSTEKLSQVLGTPVFGLASSSELRETGLVPGYLSPLDRRDGIVVVVDTAVADSSNLVIGAGREDHHYMNANFGRDFEGDLVADIAKVWAGHRCYYCGTPMQEERAVEIGHIFKLGDFYSQRMGLSFFDERGREIHPYMGSYGIGMGRLISMIVETNSDEHGIVWPPQVAPFMVFLMSIGNSLSMKRKLEALAEALGDRALLDDRHLSPGRKFLDADLLGIPYRILLTQELLEEGKVEVKERTTGKVWKLAYQRVEDFVHYLEEQYGPV; this is encoded by the coding sequence ATGCGGTATTCTCAGCTCTTCCCGCACACCCTCAGGACCCTCCCGAGAGAACACGAGGGGACACCGTACGGACTCCTCGTGAAGGGAGGCTACGTGAGGGGGCTGGGGCAAGGGCTCTACTCCTTCCTCCCCCTGGGGCTTCGGGTTTTCTACAAGCTCAAACGCCTCATCGCCGGTGAGATGAAGCGCCTCGGCGGCCAGGAGGTGCTCGTGCCTCTCGTGAACCCGATGGAGCTCTGGGAGCGTTCGGGGAGGGATCTCCTGGTGGGGGGGGACCTCGTGAAGTTTTCCGACAGGGCGGGACGCCAGATGGTGATCTCTCCCACCCACGAGGAGGCCATGGTCGAGCTCCTCCGCCAGAGCATGCGATCGTACAGGATGCTCCCGGTGTTTCTCTACCAGTTCCAGACCAAGTATCGCGACGAGGAGCGCGTGAGGATCGGTCTCCTGAGATCCCGGGAGTTCATCATGAAGGACGGCTATTCCTTCCACAGGACGTACGCGGATCTCAACAACTTCTTCCCCAAGGTGTTTCACGCGTACGAGCGGGTGTTCCGAACCTGTAACGTCCCCTATATCGTGGCCGAAGCAGGGGTGGGGTACATGGGGGGGGAACGATCGTACGAGTTCCTCGTCCCCTCGGAGAGGGGAGACAACGTGGTGATCCGGTGCCCTTCGTGCGGATATACGGCAAACCAGGATATCGCGATCGGGATAAAGCCCCTCAGGACCCAGATCCCACTTCCCATGGAGGAGGTGGAGACACCCGGGTGCGTATCCATGGACGACCTGGTGGTGCATCTCTCCGTCCCGAAGAGCGGTCTCGCAAAGACCATGGCCTATCGCACGGGAAAGGGCCTCGTCCTCGCCGTGGTGCGGGGGGACTACGAGGTGAGTACCGAGAAGCTCTCCCAGGTGCTCGGAACCCCTGTCTTCGGCCTCGCCTCTTCCAGCGAACTGCGGGAGACGGGGCTCGTTCCTGGTTACCTCTCGCCCCTCGATCGCAGGGACGGGATCGTGGTGGTGGTCGATACCGCGGTGGCGGACTCCTCGAACCTGGTGATAGGAGCGGGGCGTGAGGATCATCACTACATGAATGCGAACTTCGGAAGGGATTTCGAAGGGGATCTCGTGGCGGACATCGCAAAGGTGTGGGCGGGTCACAGGTGCTACTACTGCGGTACCCCCATGCAGGAGGAACGCGCCGTGGAGATAGGACACATTTTCAAGCTGGGGGACTTCTACTCGCAGCGCATGGGGCTCTCGTTCTTCGACGAGAGGGGGCGGGAGATCCACCCCTACATGGGTTCGTACGGTATAGGGATGGGACGGCTCATCTCCATGATCGTGGAGACGAACAGCGATGAGCACGGTATCGTGTGGCCTCCACAGGTGGCCCCCTTCATGGTTTTTCTCATGTCGATCGGTAATTCGCTCTCGATGAAGCGAAAACTCGAGGCCCTTGCGGAGGCCCTGGGGGATCGGGCCCTCCTGGACGACCGGCACCTCTCCCCCGGCCGGAAGTTCCTCGATGCAGACCTCCTGGGGATCCCGTACCGTATCCTCCTCACCCAGGAGCTCCTCGAAGAGGGGAAGGTGGAGGTGAAAGAACGGACCACCGGCAAGGTGTGGAAGCTGGCCTATCAGCGGGTGGAGGATTTCGTGCACTACCTGGAGGAGCAGTATGGCCCGGTTTGA
- a CDS encoding UPF0158 family protein, translating to MARFELTPEIIDLIVYGMENQERALCFDTESCTLCPVEGKEDGEDRYVDLPSWGPVQGYRLMESFVASLRNRVVKERLRRILSSREKVFRRFKDALKEFPLVEKRWFAFKDRWMRREVVQWYNALRQSWGLSSLPLEMEDDLEIEGLLEGEFSFFDLKGDGLSPTVTPLVDGAWAELFPGKRGVIGARMKEGMSALEGEDRYLVCLTPSDEIAGLCWYKVAGDSLHHLLLLHVFPEFQGLGLEKALWRRWWEGVERRGGTALVELPGKAKELEDEVKMAGFQVMSTTYLFIPEEDRSP from the coding sequence ATGGCCCGGTTTGAGCTCACCCCGGAGATCATCGACCTGATCGTCTACGGCATGGAGAACCAGGAGCGGGCGCTCTGTTTCGATACGGAGAGCTGCACCCTCTGCCCCGTGGAGGGGAAGGAAGACGGTGAGGACCGTTACGTGGATCTTCCCTCATGGGGACCGGTACAGGGGTATCGCCTCATGGAGAGTTTCGTGGCCTCGCTCAGGAACCGGGTGGTGAAGGAACGCCTGAGGCGTATCCTCTCTTCCCGGGAGAAGGTATTCCGCAGGTTCAAGGATGCCCTCAAGGAATTCCCGCTCGTGGAGAAGCGTTGGTTCGCGTTCAAGGATCGATGGATGCGCCGCGAAGTGGTCCAGTGGTACAATGCCTTGAGACAGTCCTGGGGCCTCTCCTCTCTCCCCCTGGAGATGGAGGACGACCTGGAGATCGAGGGGCTCCTGGAGGGTGAGTTCTCCTTCTTCGATCTGAAGGGGGATGGTCTTTCCCCCACCGTGACCCCTCTCGTGGACGGCGCGTGGGCGGAGCTTTTCCCGGGGAAGAGAGGGGTGATTGGAGCGAGGATGAAGGAAGGGATGTCTGCTCTCGAGGGTGAGGACCGATACCTCGTGTGTCTCACGCCCTCCGATGAGATCGCAGGACTCTGCTGGTACAAGGTAGCGGGAGACTCCCTGCACCACCTGCTGCTCCTCCACGTTTTCCCAGAGTTCCAGGGGCTGGGACTCGAGAAGGCCTTATGGCGGAGGTGGTGGGAAGGGGTGGAGCGCAGAGGCGGGACTGCCCTCGTGGAGCTTCCCGGAAAGGCGAAGGAACTCGAGGACGAGGTGAAGATGGCGGGATTTCAAGTCATGAGCACGACCTATCTCTTCATCCCTGAGGAGGATCGCTCGCCCTGA
- a CDS encoding 1-acyl-sn-glycerol-3-phosphate acyltransferase produces MKGPISKVYAHLIEEMLDKTRHPQTITPETVWQPANLEIRPYIHRIIEELLLPGSRIEGLEHLYALHEEARKGKSCLLLVEHYSNFDLPVLVYLLEKQGGERGRQVADAIVAIAGLKLNEANPLVKAFTEAYSRIVIYPSRSLSRLDPVKMSQELLKSRAINRAAMHELIRRKHSGYITLVFPAGTRYRPGKPETKRGVKEIDSYLRSFDLVSFVGIAGNILRINPDDERMEDDLVVEDKVVTLVSPPEDAQQFRSSVRETAPHLADKKQWVVDKIMERLEELHTEAEALRASDPPQG; encoded by the coding sequence ATGAAAGGCCCCATTTCCAAGGTATACGCCCATCTCATCGAGGAGATGCTCGACAAGACCCGTCATCCACAGACGATCACACCCGAGACCGTGTGGCAGCCCGCCAACCTCGAGATCAGGCCCTACATCCACAGGATCATAGAGGAACTCCTCCTCCCCGGAAGCAGGATCGAAGGCCTGGAACACCTCTACGCACTCCACGAGGAAGCTCGAAAGGGGAAATCGTGTCTCCTCCTGGTGGAGCACTACAGCAACTTCGACCTTCCCGTTCTCGTGTACCTCCTCGAGAAACAAGGGGGAGAGCGAGGCAGGCAGGTCGCCGACGCCATCGTCGCGATCGCCGGCCTCAAGCTCAACGAGGCGAATCCCCTGGTGAAGGCCTTCACCGAGGCCTACTCCCGCATCGTCATCTATCCCTCCCGCAGTCTCTCCAGGCTCGATCCGGTGAAGATGTCACAGGAACTCCTCAAGAGCAGGGCCATCAACAGGGCGGCGATGCACGAACTCATACGACGCAAGCATTCCGGCTACATCACCCTCGTATTCCCCGCAGGCACCCGGTATCGACCGGGCAAACCCGAGACCAAACGGGGGGTGAAGGAGATCGATTCCTATCTGAGAAGCTTCGATCTCGTCTCCTTCGTGGGGATCGCAGGGAACATCCTCAGGATCAATCCCGACGACGAACGGATGGAGGACGATCTGGTGGTGGAGGACAAGGTGGTGACCCTCGTATCCCCACCGGAGGATGCGCAGCAATTCCGCTCATCAGTTCGTGAGACGGCGCCCCATCTCGCGGACAAGAAGCAGTGGGTCGTTGACAAGATCATGGAACGACTCGAGGAACTCCACACGGAGGCGGAGGCCCTCAGGGCGAGCGATCCTCCTCAGGGATGA
- a CDS encoding peptide ABC transporter substrate-binding protein, which yields MRRTLLIGVGLVLLITVAVFTGCAKKEAKAVEFILNNGAEPESLDPHLISGVPEHRIYMALFEGLVTYDPKTSRAVPGLAESWEFSPDRTSITFKLRKTTWSDGTPITAQTVKDSWIRMLDPETAAPYAWFPAMFLKGAAEYNSGEAGPEALGVEVIDDYTLKVDLVGPLPYALDAFAHYSFAVVPLHAIEKYGNEWTRPENFVGNGPFVLEAWNPQEKITCVPNEKYWDRDAVRLDRVVFLPIDDNNTSYNMYLNGELDWQTTVPTDRIKEAQLRPDYHVNPQLATYYYIFNNEKKPLDDPRVRKALSMAVNRKELVERVTQAGQIPAYGIVPPMEGYPGIKGLGEDVERAKALLAEAGYPNGEGFPELTILYNTSEGHKKIAEFIQQQWKVNLGIEVKLMNQEWKTYLATRRAGDFEIARAGWVGDYQDPNTFLDMFVTGGDMNDAFYSNPEYDALIHKAATMEPGPERFDVLMQAEELLITQDHAIMPLYFYVTINLIDTDKWGGWYPNVMDIHPVKDIYLKQ from the coding sequence GTGAGACGAACGCTGCTCATAGGAGTGGGACTCGTCCTGCTCATCACCGTTGCGGTCTTCACCGGCTGTGCGAAGAAGGAGGCGAAGGCCGTGGAGTTCATCCTCAACAACGGCGCGGAACCCGAGTCCCTGGATCCGCATTTGATCTCTGGTGTGCCGGAGCACAGGATCTACATGGCCCTGTTCGAGGGACTGGTCACCTACGATCCCAAGACGTCCCGGGCGGTGCCGGGTCTGGCCGAGAGCTGGGAGTTCAGTCCGGACCGGACATCCATCACCTTCAAGCTCAGGAAGACCACGTGGTCCGACGGTACGCCCATCACGGCCCAGACCGTGAAGGATTCGTGGATCCGGATGCTCGACCCCGAGACCGCCGCTCCCTATGCCTGGTTCCCCGCGATGTTCCTCAAGGGCGCAGCCGAGTACAACAGCGGCGAAGCAGGACCTGAGGCCCTGGGGGTCGAGGTGATCGACGACTACACCCTGAAGGTGGACCTGGTGGGGCCGCTGCCCTATGCCCTGGACGCCTTCGCCCACTACTCGTTCGCCGTGGTGCCCCTCCACGCCATAGAGAAGTACGGCAACGAATGGACCAGGCCCGAGAACTTCGTGGGCAACGGACCGTTCGTGCTCGAGGCCTGGAACCCGCAGGAGAAGATCACCTGCGTACCAAACGAGAAGTACTGGGACCGGGACGCGGTGAGGCTCGACCGTGTGGTCTTCCTGCCGATCGACGACAACAACACCTCGTACAACATGTACCTCAACGGCGAACTCGACTGGCAGACCACGGTACCCACCGACAGGATCAAGGAAGCCCAGTTGCGGCCGGATTATCACGTGAACCCGCAGCTCGCCACCTACTACTACATCTTCAATAACGAGAAAAAGCCTCTCGACGATCCCCGCGTGAGGAAGGCCCTCTCCATGGCCGTGAACCGCAAGGAACTGGTGGAGCGGGTGACCCAGGCGGGCCAGATTCCAGCCTATGGAATCGTGCCGCCCATGGAAGGGTATCCAGGCATCAAGGGACTCGGTGAAGACGTCGAGAGGGCGAAGGCCCTGCTCGCAGAGGCTGGCTATCCCAATGGGGAGGGCTTCCCCGAACTCACGATCCTCTACAACACCTCCGAGGGGCACAAGAAGATCGCCGAGTTCATCCAGCAGCAGTGGAAGGTCAACCTGGGTATCGAGGTGAAGCTCATGAACCAGGAGTGGAAGACCTACCTCGCGACCAGACGGGCCGGGGATTTCGAGATCGCGCGCGCCGGGTGGGTGGGAGACTACCAGGATCCCAACACCTTCCTCGACATGTTCGTGACCGGTGGTGACATGAACGACGCCTTCTACAGCAATCCCGAATACGATGCCCTCATCCACAAGGCCGCCACCATGGAACCGGGACCTGAGCGCTTCGACGTCCTCATGCAGGCCGAGGAGCTCCTCATCACCCAGGATCATGCGATCATGCCTCTCTACTTCTACGTGACGATCAACCTCATCGATACCGACAAGTGGGGCGGGTGGTACCCCAATGTGATGGACATCCATCCGGTGAAGGACATCTATCTCAAGCAGTAG
- a CDS encoding ABC transporter permease has protein sequence MGKYIVRRFLGLIPTLFIIVTLSFFIIRFAPGGPFDAEKALPKQILENIEKKYHMDEPILMQYLRYMGDLVLRGDLGPSFKYQDHDVNYYIFTSLPNSLILGAVSLLIAVVLGMGTGAVSALYRNTWVDYTSMSIAIIGISVPLFVTGPVLMYFLAIKWKVLPTSGWITGREGLKTLIMPALTLAFPYYANIARLFRASVLEVLQSDYIRTARAKGLSTPVILFRHVFKGASIPVVSYLGPAFAGIVTGSVVVETIFRIPGLGRYFVQSAFNRDYTLILGTVIVYSVILVLMNFVVDIIYGLLDPRISYRE, from the coding sequence ATGGGAAAGTATATCGTTCGACGTTTCCTGGGGCTCATCCCCACCCTTTTCATCATCGTCACCTTGAGTTTCTTCATCATCAGGTTTGCTCCGGGCGGGCCGTTCGACGCGGAGAAGGCCCTTCCCAAGCAGATCCTGGAGAACATCGAGAAGAAGTATCACATGGACGAGCCGATCCTCATGCAGTACCTCAGGTACATGGGCGACCTGGTGCTGAGGGGAGATCTCGGGCCGTCGTTCAAGTACCAGGATCACGACGTGAACTACTACATCTTCACCAGCCTCCCCAACTCCCTCATCCTGGGAGCCGTCTCTCTCCTTATCGCCGTGGTGCTGGGGATGGGTACAGGGGCGGTCTCCGCACTCTATCGCAACACCTGGGTGGACTACACCTCCATGTCCATCGCTATCATAGGGATCTCCGTGCCCCTCTTCGTCACCGGCCCGGTGCTCATGTACTTCCTCGCCATCAAATGGAAGGTCCTGCCCACGTCGGGATGGATCACGGGTAGGGAAGGTCTCAAGACCCTCATCATGCCTGCCCTCACACTGGCTTTTCCCTATTATGCGAACATCGCCCGGCTCTTCCGTGCGAGCGTCCTCGAGGTGCTCCAGAGCGACTACATCCGCACCGCGAGGGCGAAGGGACTCTCCACCCCGGTCATCCTCTTCAGGCACGTGTTCAAGGGCGCTTCCATCCCGGTGGTGAGCTACCTCGGCCCCGCCTTCGCGGGGATCGTCACCGGTTCGGTGGTGGTGGAGACCATATTCCGGATACCGGGCCTCGGACGGTACTTCGTCCAGTCCGCCTTCAACAGGGACTACACCCTCATCCTGGGGACGGTGATCGTCTATTCGGTGATCCTGGTACTCATGAACTTCGTGGTCGATATCATCTACGGACTTCTCGATCCGCGCATCTCATACAGGGAGTAG